Genomic DNA from Methanosarcinales archaeon:
CCCCGGGCAGTATACTTGAAGCATTGGAATACACACGAGGCATCAATCCTGATCTATATATTTTCGAGATTTCGCTGGGAGGAACGGGAGCTGCTGATCTGGGAATAATTACTAGCCTGGATAATGAATATACCATAGCTGGCGGCAGCAGGTCATCATCTATGGCAAAAAAACAGATCATTGATTATGCAAAGCAGGGCAGTACACTGCTGATAAATGCAAATGCGGGTGAAATTGATCTGCCAAACAACATAAAATCAGTAAGTTTTAGCGATACCTCAAAAGATGCTGAATTTTCGATTGATAATTCCAAAAGTGACTGGATTATTCGTTTCAGCAAACAGACCTTCAGGTTTGCCCCAAATACCGGTTATGATCCAAATGCATATACAACCGCTATTATTTGCGCAACAGCCGCATCCACACTGATGGGGGTGAGTCCTGAAACAATTGAATCGACCCTATCTGAATTCCATGGAGTCAATGGCAGGATGCAGGTTGTGAAGCACTCAGGCCGGATAATGCTTGATAATTCCAACTCTGGTATGAATCCAGCATCATTAGAGCATGCCCTGGAATATTCCCGCAATATTTCAGAAAATAACAGCAAGCGTGTATATATTATAGGTGAGGAAGCAGAGCAGGTATGCGAAGGTCTTGACCCCGAAGCTGTCAATACTTTTGTCAGTGAACACGACCGGGAACTTGATAATATCATTCTGGTGGGGGAGCGCATGCATGCCATTACCGGAGATAATATTCAACATGCCGGTAGCCTTAAAGATGCTATTGGAATCGCAGAATCACTGACTTTGAAAAACGACATGATAATCTCATGTGTTAAATGTTTCAGATAAATCGGAGGATAATAGAATGAGCCCAGTACCTTTACAAAAAGAACCCACGATCATACATCCCAGACCCAGTTCCATTGTAGCTGCCCTTTACACACTTCGGGACCTTGATGTGGACGTGGTCATCCTGCACGGCCCTCCGGGATGCAGTTTCAAACATGCCAGGTTACTGGAAGAGGATGGGCTGCGTGTAGTTACTACTGCCCTGGACGAATCGGGTTTCGTGTTCGGAGGACACGACCAGCTGGTTAAGCTGCTTGAAAAAGTCATTGAGAAATTCGATCCTAAAAGGATCGGGATCGTAGGAACCTGTGCCAGCATGATCATTGGTGAGGAACTGCACGAAGCTGTTCTGGAGGTAAATCCCGATGTACCTGTTATTGAAGTTGAGGTCCACGCAGGTTACCCCAACAATACCAAAGGTGTTATCATTACACTGGAATCGGCATTGTCTGCCGGTATCTTGAGCGAGGAAGAATTCCAGCGCCAGAAGGTTCTGCTTGAAAAGGCCACTGAAGTGGAAAAACGCCACGGTGCGGCTTCCAAAGAGTATCTGGAACCCAGCCGGGGTGATACCAAATACACAGTGGCGAAAAGGATTATAGAGTTATTAAAGGCAGGCAAGAAAGGTCTCAACATCCTGAATGCCAAAAAGGAGACGGGTTACATGTTCGCTGATATCAATGCGGCTGTGAACCAGGTGGCAAAGGAACTTGGCTCCACATCTGAAATTATCAATATGGCAAACCTTGATGAGAACCTGGGACTTGACAGGGTAAAATCCCATGCCAGAAACATTAATCGTGATCTTCAGAAAATGGGCATTGAGGTACACGAGATTATCGGCGGGCTGGATGAATACCCTGTTGCAGGAGAGCTGGTCAACCGGCTCATAGCTGAGAAATATTCAGATTTTGATTTTGCAGTGATAACAGGTGTGCCCCATGCCATTCCAATGGACAACCTTCAGGGCATGGAGGTTATCTCAGTGACCAATGGTCCCAGGCAGGTACTGCCGTTAAAGGAGATGGGGCATGAATATGTGGTGGTTGAGATAGACCTCCATCCCAAGACTCTTGGTGTTAGCAGCATCGTGGAATCCGAGTTCGGGGCAACTCTGCGGGAGTTGGCACGGGAGGAGGGGACATGAAACAGATCGCTATTTATGGAAAAGGGGGGATCGGGAAGAGCAGTACAGCATCCAATGTTGCAGCTGCCTGTGCTGATGAAGGATACAAGGTCACGATTGTCGGCTGCGATCCAAAAAGCGATTCCTCAATTACACTACTGAGAGGCGAGCGCATCCCTACGGTTATGGAACTGATGCAGCAGGGATTTGAAATCTCAGAAGAAGATGTTGTATTTGAAGGTTACAAAGGAGTTAAATGTGTGGAAGTCGGGGGGCCTGAACCCGGGATAGGCTGTGCTGGCCGGGGGATTATCGTGGCTATTAAAATGCTGCAGAAAAAATCCTCTGTAATGGCGGACAGTGACCTTATCATATATGATGTTCCAGGGGATATTGTGTGCGGGGGGTTCGCTGCCCCGATCAGGAAAGGGCTGGTCAATGATACGTATGTTCTGACATCTGGCGAATATATGCCATTATATGCGGCAAATAATATCTGCAAGGGTTTTTCCCGTCTCGGTAACCATTTGAACGGCGTGATCTGCAACAGTCGAAATGCTGAGAACGAAGAAGCCATTGTCAAAGCCTTTGCTCAGGAATTGGGCAGCGAGCTGCTGGCTTTTATACCCAAGGACCCCATTGTCCAGACCTGTGAGCGGGCGGGATATTCTGTGATTGAAAAGCAACCTGACAGTGAGATCGCTGGAGTGTATCGCAAACTTGCCAGGTCGATAATGGATGGGATTTCATCCTGCAAACCCCAACCTTTGACAGATGCCAGATTGCGGGAGTTAACAGGATAAGGGTATATTTTTTCACAAGTTTTTTAACGTAAGGACATCCTCTTTCAACTGGGTAAACTGAATGAAAGAAGATATATATGATGTTGATTTTCCCTGCAAACGGCTCAGGGTCATTCTTGAACAGATCGTCCCTGATATTGTAGCACGCTGGAAATCCCAGAAATTGGATCGGGATGAAATAAGAAAGAACCTTGGAAACAGACGCCGCAGGGCGTATGAATTGCTGGAAAAATGCCCGTCAGAAAAATATACTCCTGAAATTATTGAAGAAAAATTCAAATGGGCTTATAAAGAATTGAAAATGGAGTATCCTCATTGACGTTCATTTACAGTAATATTTATTTAACTTATCCTCTTATCTGAAGCGGTGATTGATTGGCAAGTGTAAAACGGGCACTAATAAGTGTATCAGATAAGACAGGAATAGTCAATTTTGCAAAAACTCTTGCTGATATGGGTGTCGAGATAATCTCAACCGGAGGTACAGCAAAAACCTTACGAGCAGCCGGGATATCTGTACGGGATGTTTCAGAGGTCACTGGTTTTCCAGAGATGATGGACGGCAGGGTCAAGACCTTGCATCCAAAAATTCATGGAGGATTACTATGTCTTCGGGATAACATAGACCACATGAGCCAGATTCAAAAACATGATACCAGACTTATCGATCTTGTAGCAGTAAACCTGTATCCTTTCAGGGAAACCGTGGCAAAACAGGATGTCACCCTGGAAGAGGCAATTGAAAATATCGATATTGGCGGACCTACCCTTGTCAGGGCATCGGCAAAGAATTACAGGCATGTGGTCATAATCACAGACCCTGCGGACTATTCGTCTATCAGTGCAGAATTACAGGAAGAAGGGGAGGTGTCACTTGCCAGCAAGGAAAAGCTTGCTGTTAAGGCCTTCGGGCATACTGCAGATTATGATTCAGCCATTGATACATACCTCAGCCATCAACTGGCCAATGAGGATATTTTAAGGCTCAAATTTGTGGAAGGCAAGACACTTCGCTATGGTGAGAACTGGCACCAATGGGCAAAATTCTATAAAGAGACCGGAGTGGACGGACCCAGCCTTTCAAAGATCGTCCAGCATAACGGCAAAGAGATGTCATATAACAATTACGTTGATACTGACAATGCGCTGCAAACCATTCTGGAATTTGGTGACAAAACGGCAGCATGCGTGGTCAAACACAACAACCCATGTGGGTTGGCAACTGGTAGAACGTTAAGGGATGCACTGGCTGCTGCCTGGGATGGGGATCCCATTTCGGCCTTTGGCAGTATCATATGTTTCAATAAAACTGTTGATATTGATACTGCCCAGTTTACGAAAGGGAAATTTGTGGAGGTAATCCTGGCTCCCGGATATGAACCGGATGCCCTGGAATTTTTAAAGAAAAAAAGCAAGGACCTGCGAATCCTGGAGCTGCCTGAGATGGTTGAGGAGATTGAGATTGAGAGTAGATTTACCAACATCGTAGGAGGAATGCTCCAGCAGTCAAGGGATGTTGGTGTGTTCGAGAAATGGGATGTGGTTACGGATACGACATTCCCTGAATCCAAAAGAGAACTGGCTGAGTTCTCAATGACAGCCTGCAAAAGGACAAAATCCAATTCAGTTATCATTGCCTGGGAATATGTACCAGGGAGCTTCATGGTTCTGGGTATGGGGGCAGGTCAGCCCAATAGGGTTGATTCTATACGCAAACTGGCAGTGACAAAGGCCAGGGAGAATCTTGAGGTCATATATGAGCGGCAAAAGCCTGGAATATCTTTTGACCGGTATGTGAGGGATGTGATGTCTGAATCCGTACTGTCATCTGATGCTTTCTTCCCATTTGACGATAGTATTATACATTCTGCAGAGCATTACATCAGGTATATCGTGTCTCCTGGAGGTAGTATCAGGGATAATGAGGTAATTGCCACTGCAAACAGGCTGGGAGTTTCACTGGTATTTACAGGTATGCGACATTTCAATCATTGATATTTGAGGAGAACAACATGGAAAGAGATGATAATTCAACAAAATATATTATTGCGTTTATAATATTAGCTGCCATGGTAGTGGCAATGATATATCTAGGCAATACTGGTAATAGTGGAAAAGTGGAAGTAGGAGATACAGTGTTTGTCAATTATGTTGGCAAGGAATTAAATGGCGAGATATTTGATACCTCACTGGAAGATGTGGCAATCGGGGCAGGTATCCAGCAGCCAGATCGACCTTATCAACCATTACAATTCCTGGTTGGGGCAGGTAGGCTTATTGAAGGTTTTGATAGTGGTGTCCTGGGTATGAAAGTGGGTGAAAAAAAGACAATTAACATCCCACCTGAAGAAGGATATGGGGACATTGATTCTTCAAAGATCCAGGTAATTCCATTAATTGATGAGATTCCTTTAATACAGGATATCCCGTTCCCCGAAACAATTGAGTTAGAGCTATTCAAGTTCAACCAGACCTTTGGCACCGGTTATATTGTGGGTGATTCAGTACAGCTACCTGATACTACCATTGATTTAACCATCAAAGAAATCGGTGAGACTGTAAATCTTAGCCGCGATCTGAAAGTGGGAGATACCTACGATCCTGGTGAGGGGTCACCCTGGAATGAGACTGTGACGGCTATGAATGAAACACATTTGACAGTGAAGCATAATGCGCAAGTAGGTGATGTGCTTCAATTAGCCCCATGGAACAGCACGGTGATCGATGTGGATGAGACTAATATCACAGTCCGGCACAATCCTATCCCCGATACCACAGTGGATACATATTCAGGATCTTTTAATATACATTTCAATGAGACTGCGATTACTCTGGACAATAACCACTTTCTAGCAGGAAAAACCCTGGTATTTGATATTGAAATCGTGGATATTGTAAAACCAAATAATAACTGAGCCCTTATTTTTCCGGGCTCTTATTTTTTTTATATTTTGGCAAAGTGACTTCTTCCATCTGATATGATTTTCATCTGTCTGGAAATCTCAAAAGTATCTGATCTGATACCTATATCCCTGCTCCACCAAAAATAACTGACGATTGGTCCCGAAGGTTTGTTCAATGGTACCCTTTGATACCAGTGTGTAGAAATGAGATGTTTGCTCTTTGGGTCGAAGAATGCGCCCTAATCGTTGTGCTTCCTCCTGACGCGAACCAAATGTACCTGAGACTTGAATCATGACGCTGGCATCAGGCAGATCTACGGCAAAATTTGCGACCTTGGATACCACAAGTATATTTATGCCTCCTTTTCTGAACTCATCATAAAGTTTCTCTCTCTCATCATGCCTGGTCTTACCTGTGATAATTGGCAGCCTCAATGATATGGCAAGCTTTTCTAACTGCGAAATGAATTGACCAATGATCAGGATGCTCTCACCTGCGTGGTTTTCCAACAGTTCACAAACAAGCTCTTTTTTACGCTGGTTCTCCGCAGCGATGCGAAACTTAGCGCGTTTATCAGCATGAGCGTACTTAAGCTCTTCTTCAGACGATAGAGGAACGCGATACTCGGTACAGATGGCTTTAGCGATATAGCCGCGACTCTCAAGCGTCTTCCATGGAACATCATATCGCTTAGGACCTATCAGTGCAAAGACATCATCCTCTTTACCATCTTCTCGCACCAAAGTTGCAGTCAGTCCAAGTCGCCGTCTGGCTTGAATTGCCGTTGTTGCACGAAATACCGGAGCCGGGAGCATGTGTACCTCGTCATATATAATAAGCCCCCAGTTATGCTCAGTAAAGATGTTCAGGTTATGCAACGGTTCGTCCTTTGTGCGGCGATATGTCAACATCTGATATGTGGTGATCGTAATTGGCTTGATCTCTTTAACACGTCCTGTAAACTCGCCAATGTCTGTTTCTTCGGTGTGAGTCTTGGAGAGAATTTCATCGCGCCATTGCCGAACCGAGACATTATTGGTGGCGATGATCAAAGTGTGGCTTGATATCTGAACCATAGTTCCAAGTCCTATAATCGTCTTACCTGAACCGCAGGGAAGAACAATCACTCCACTACCCCCCGTCTTCTGTCCTGCACAGTAAAATACATCTACGGCATCTTTTTGATAATCGCGCAACTGAAATGACTTACCTTCAAGGTCAATGCTGCGCAAAGTGAGATCGAACCGTTCTCCATCCAGATATCCGCACAAATCTTTGACAGGGTAGCCTGCCTTTATCAATGCGTGCTTAAGATCACCGCGTCTGACTTGCGGTATGAAAAGTCCAGGGAGACCGTCATTATCAACCCAAAACTGTTCTAATGACTTATTGTTACGGATTCGTTCCAGAATACGGAAATCTTTCACTTCAAGCTCTAAGCAATCATGTGCGGCTTTCTGTAACACCAGCTTGCCATAGGTCTCATACCACTCCCTAATATCGACAATGACATTTGATGGAATGCCGTAACGCGAGAAGTCTTCAAGACCTTCGACAATCTCTTTAAAAGGCACACCTAATGCTGCTGCATTCCAGAGCGACAATGGCGTGACCCTGTAGGTGTGGATAAACTCGGGTGATTTTACCAGCTCGGTAAAAAGAGCTAAAAAGTCCCGACATTCTACGTACCCGGGGTGTTCAACCTCAAGCATTAACGTGCGATCGCTCTGGATGATGAGTGGCTTTTGTGATCTCATGCAATATCCTCGATCTGGATGGTATAATCTTGTTTAAGTGCCTTAATGATTTTCTTTGCCTCTGATTCGTAATGCCTGGCAAAGGAGAGTGTCAATTTGCCCCAATCTGCAGCAACAGGGCATCTGGCAGCTATAAGTCCTTTGCGGAATTCTTCCATCAACTCTTTTGCTGGAAAGTGAAATGTGATCTGGACTTCCCGTTTTATTGTCCCAGGCTTCTTTGCTTTTGCTCCTGCTTTTGATTTTGAAACGCTTGAACCTCGTTTGGGAAAGACTGTGTGTGCACCGTCTGGAAGAGGCGTAAGTGCTGATGAGCGATGTTTTATGTGAAGAGGGATCAACTCCTTCTGCTCAAGATGTGTGAACAACCTGTCAGGTGAATGCACGATTCTTATCGTCGGTGATATACATTCGATCGTGAATCGGTCGATGTCAGGGAGATCTTTATCTCCCTCAAAAAGCACACCATTCTCATAGAGAGTAAACGCTTCTGAAGCCCCAATCCACTCTTCGAGTTCGATTCGAACATTCTGTGGCAGTTCCTGATCGCTTATGTTCTCCAAAAACTTGATCACATCAAGGTCTCCTCTTTCGCTCAATTGAGTCAAAACCTTCTTTTTTCGAAGTTTTAAAATGCTTGTTTTATCCTTTGCCACAACATCTGCAAGTTTTATCAATTGCGCAAGAATCCGAACCGGATATAATTCCGATTCCACGTGCATCTCGAAATTCGGCTGCACTGTAACTCTGGGCTCTATGATCTTACCGCTCATCACGTGCAGGAACTTATCATTAACTCGAAACGCCTGAAGCTGATTTATCTCGGGCAGGTATCCCTTATACTCTGTCTTGGAATAGGCAACCTCGATATATCCTAAAATAATGGGTAATCCTTCTAGGAATCGTTCCACATATCGACCCTCCACTCGCTCAAATGCATCTGCATCACTCTCTGAGATCTGTATCTCCCTACTCCATGTGCTCTTACCCTCATGAAAATTGCCATATCGACCATTCTTTGCATCGTGTTTATGTCGATATTTGGGCTTCCCGGGGATAAGAAAGTATGGATGATGCTCTTTCAGGTATTGGATCAATGAAGAGGTAGTGTACCAAACACCAGGTGTACAGTATTGCAGAACCTCAATTAGAAATCGCCGGGCTCTGGCAAAATCCAATTCTGGCATAATACCAGTCGCTGATCCCCAGGTCGAGAATCCGGATAGCCTGCCAAGCGAACTTGTAACATAAAACTCATTGTAATCATCAAGATAATTTTTTACTAATAAATCCAGAAGCTTCTTCTCCTGCTCTATTAGTGGTAGACCAATAAACTTTTCATATATTATGGTATCGACTTCTATGTAATTGTCAGGAAATGATGGTTCACTACTTGTGTATCCTGCATATATCCCCTCAGTGTCATATTTTACGAACTTGAATAGAAGCGCTAGTTTATCGATATAATTTATCCAATTAGAAAATCCATATGATTCTACAAATTCTATTATAGAAGAATCACTCATAAGTTTTGACAATCGCTTTAAGTCAGATCGGTTCAACTCATTACTTCGGTGTAACCGTTTCACATCACGGTCTTGCACATACTCAACATAGGCATGCAGATCATGACGTATATCATTTTGGTTGGAAAAGATGCTCAGTTCGTTGATATTTGCCGGAGTTAAGTTTGGTTTTGGTTGCATCATTCATTCCTCACCTTCTTGATCACATGTCCTGACATCTCCACAAGTTTTTGTATTGCGGGAAGAAGGGCACATGGAAATGCGATATAATCATCTGGAAGCGAAACAAGGCTTTGCGAATCAGCAAATGAGTTTTCAATCTGCACCTTAAGGGTCAGATCTTTCACCCTTGCAATCATGAGGTGTTCATGAATTATCTGTTTACCCCATCTCTTTTCAGCCATCTCGATTGCGGTACGAAAATCTATTGAATTCTCTTTTAGCCACTCAAACACACTCTCTTTGCGAACTGTCGTAAGCGCATTCCCGATCTTGATGAGGCTGGCGCTCGCTCGCAGATTGGAATCATGAACATCCAGAATGGCAACCGAAGCCAGCACTTCCAGTGCAGTATATGGGATGGTCATCAGATTCAAAGCTACTGTACCGTCTGGCTCGATCTGAAGATAATGTTCAGGTGAAGATGAAGTCGTATCTTCCATGGAATCTTCAGGTAACCGGTAGTATGCCTTTCCATTTACCACAACTTTTATCAGGCAACCCCACTCCCAGCCGACCTCACATATCTTTTTACAGGGGTGATCCGCCGTCTCTCCTGTAAAGATCTTTAGCATCACAGAGAGACTATCTGCGGGCAGCCATTCATGCTCTTTTAGTTGTGAGAGTGCATAGAGTGTAACTTCAATGAGACTCATATCGTCACTCTTCGTACTGGTATCGGTTGTAACAGACGCACGCCAGCAGGCTTGCTGCCATTTCAACAGACGACTTACTCTGAACTTTTCAGCTCCAATGGACAGATTGCCATCTTCGATAGTGAGCGTGAAAGATTTTTGGTTTGATAAAGTAGATTGTTTTTGCTCCCCTCCGATAATCTCCAGTAGTTTATCACGTAGTACCTCTCTCTTGACATCCCCGGTTTTTGTAAATTTCGAAGCTTTGACAACAGGTGGAAGAAAAACTCCGAATTCCGTAGGAAAATAGAATCGCAAACGTTCCAGCTTCGTAGAGCTGAAATATGCACTCGCTTCCTTCTCTATGATAATGAGCACACCCTTTCGCACCAGATTATTCTTTACTGTTTTGAATGTTTCATTATACCGCTGGTTAAAAGTCCCGTAATAGTACCCTTTCGCAGGTTTTGCGCTGCCGTATAGTCTCTCGAAGTACTCGATACTAACTTCTTTGTTTATCTTATTGAGCAAGTGGAGGAATACAACTTCCTCATAGGTTAATGAGTTCAGTGCTTCCTTTATGCCAATCGGGGAGATGAAGAAGTTTTCAAAAATATCACGAGAAGTCGCCTCCTTGGCAGGAAAACCACGGCTTTTGCAGATTGCTTTAATATCAGAGTCATTGAGATCACTTTTGCACATCTGCTTCAACATAATTTGCATATCCATTCAATCACACCTATTTGTATATCTTAACTCCTCTGTGTCAATGATTATTTCCTTCTTTTTAGAAGCGGACCTTAATTATAATACTTACAAAAAGACTAAAAACGTTACGATTTTTTGTAACGTTCACGCTAATCTCTAAAGTCCCAATCAAGGATTTGATCAGGAAGCGTGCCAGCGCCGTAGCCGGATATGAGCATGTTATCCGATGCTAAGGGCAGGCGTCCGCAGATATGATGGCGGGCAGCGGGAGATTAATGGAACGGATGGAGGCGAGGTTTCTGCTTAAATTAACCGGCCGAATAAGAAAGAGCGATTACTCGCTCTCCCTCTTCTGAGAACGGTAGAAAATAGTAACTATAAATGGTATGAAAAATCATATTCAAATACAAAACTATAAAATAAAACAACACAAAAGATGAAATAATGTCAATATCTATCGGACTGGCTGGAAAACCCAATTCTGGAAAGAGCACTTTTTTTAAAGCTGCCACTCTAGCAGATGTGGATATAGCCAATCATCCATTTACCACAATAGATGCCAATCACGGAGTAGCATATGTTCGAGCCCTTTGTGCATGCCAGGGTTTTGGCAAACTCTGCGGGCAGTGCAAAGACGGTGCAAGATATGTGCCCGTGGAAATAATCGATGTAGCAGGACTTGTCCCGGATGCTCACAAGGGCAGAGGTCTTGGCAATGCATTCCTTGATAACCTCAGGCAGGCTAATGCCATCATCCATGTGATAGATGCTTCGGGTGGAACAGACATCGAAGGAAATCCTGTCGGGATAGGTCAGCATGACCCGTTAGAGGATATCGAATTTCTGGAATACGAGATCACAATGTGGATGTTCAGTATCCTGAAGCGCAACTGGGATCGCCTCTCACGAAAAATACAGGCAGTGGGTCTGAAGATCGAACAGGTCATATCTGATCAACTGCAGGGGGCTGGTGTCAGTGTTGTCCATGCAAGGAGAGCTTTACAAAAGACCAATCTTGCATCAGAAAATCCTGCCACATGGACCGATGACCAGATGATAGCATTGTCAGACGTCATCAGGCTGGAAAGCAAACCACTGATCATAGCTGCAAACAAGATGGATATTGCACCCCCCGAATTAATTGAGCGTTTAAGATCGGCAGACAGGATAGTAGTTCCAACATCAGCGGCAGCTGAATTGGCACTTCGAATGGCGGAAAAAAGCGGTGCAATAGACTACCGTCCAGGTGATAAGGAATTCAAGATCACTGGAGAATTGTCTGAACAGCAAAAGAGTGGATTGGATAAGATCAAGATGCTCCTGGATGAAAATGGTGGAACAGGTATTCAGGAATGTATTAATACTGCAGTCCTGAAACTGCTGGACCAGATCGTGCTATATCCTGTAGAGGATGAGAATAAATACACTGATAAGAATGGAAAAATGCTACCCGATGCATATTTGATGAAACAGGGTTCCTCGCCCCACGACCTTGCTTACATGGTGCATACAGATATTGGTGAAGGTTTCTTATATGCTGTGAATGCCAAGACCAAAATGCGTCTCGGTGAAAAACATGAAGTGGAAGATGGCGATGTTATAAAGATCGTCTCTACAAAATAATAAAGCATCATCATCACCTGATTTTTATTCATAATAATAAAAAACAAGATGCTGCAGATAAATATTTATTCAGATTAATCCATCTCCATATCTTCGACCATGTTCTCATCTATTAGTTTCTCGATCCTCTGCCTGGCATGTTCAAGTTTAGAAGAGCAAAGCCTGGTCAATGAAATACCCCGCTCGAACAGTTCGAGGTTCTCATCAAGAGATAGATCACCGGTCTCGATCTTTTTTACGATCTCTTCAAGTTCTGCCAGGGCTGTTTCAAAATTATTATCATCCTGAATGTCCTTATTCTCCTTTGTCAAATATCTTCCTCCCTTTGTAAAACTTTACTTTTTATTTTCCCATCAATAAGTCGTATCTCCAGCGCATCTCCCTTGTTAACCTGGTTAATACTCTTTACCACCTTTTTATCCACCATGGTGATACTATAACCCCTTTTGAGTGTATTTAGAGGACTTATAGCATTGAGCCGTCCTACAGAAGATTCAAGCATTTTTTTATGTTTATCAATATCGTGTTCTGCAATTTGCCTCATACGCAGCCCAAGTTCGTCCACACGCTGGACGTGTTGGTTCAAATTACTGATAAATCCGGAGCCGTTTACAATTTTTTCGAGATGCATAAGATGATTAGTGTGATAATCTATAATATTTCCAAAAGATGATATCAAACGTGACCAGTTGGTATCGATATGTTTTTTCACATCTTCCCTGTCAGGCACCACCAGTTCTGCAGCAGCCGATGGCGTAGGTGCTCGTACATCTGCTATAAGATCGGTTATGGTAAAATCTGTCTCGTGTCCAATAGAACTAACAACCGGGATATTGGAATTGAAGATAGCCATGGCCACTTCCTCGCTATTGAAAGGCCACAGGTCTTCCAGAGCCCCTCCTCCCCTTGCAAGGATAATAACATCCACATCTGTTAGGTTCAGGCGCTTAATTGAGTTCACAATACTCTTGATGGCATTTTCACCCTGTACTACAGTGGGTGAGAGCAGAATATCCACCGGAAATCTTCTCTTGCTGACATTTATGATATCATGCAGCACAGCCCCTGTAGGTGATGTTGCTACGCCGATGCGTCTGGGAAAAACAGGAAGGGGTTTTTTATGTGCTTCATCAAACAGACCCTGGGCTGCCAGTCTTTTTTTCAGGATCTCAAGTGCCTTATGCAGCTCACCCACACCATCGGGTTTTAGGGCAGTCGCCACAAGCTGGTAGTAACCCCTCACCTCGTATACATCGATGTCACCGAATGCCAGTATTTTCATACCAGCTTCAGGTACAAATGCAAGATTCCGGCATGAGCTCTTGAACATCACGCAGCTGAGCTGCGAATTGGCATCTTTCAAAGTGAAATATTTATGTCCGGACCCATGATTGGTAAGATTGGATATCTCTCCCCTCACCCACACACTATGAAGCAGGGGGTCATTATTGATAACGTCGTGCACATAATGATTGAGTTCAACGACAGAGTAAACAAAGGTTTTATCTTTGGTCTTATCTGTAGTTTTATCTATACCAGATTGAAAATCAAACAGGTTCACAACAATATATTAGAATAGTATAGCATGATACTTTTCATAGGGGACTGAAAGTAATCTATGGTTCTATAACATAGAGTCCAGTGTCATCATCCCTTCTACTTCATCCTCATCTATTATTGAGTACTCAAACACAGATCTGCGTATGCTGATTGGTGATCTGGCCCTGAC
This window encodes:
- a CDS encoding FKBP-type peptidyl-prolyl cis-trans isomerase, which translates into the protein MERDDNSTKYIIAFIILAAMVVAMIYLGNTGNSGKVEVGDTVFVNYVGKELNGEIFDTSLEDVAIGAGIQQPDRPYQPLQFLVGAGRLIEGFDSGVLGMKVGEKKTINIPPEEGYGDIDSSKIQVIPLIDEIPLIQDIPFPETIELELFKFNQTFGTGYIVGDSVQLPDTTIDLTIKEIGETVNLSRDLKVGDTYDPGEGSPWNETVTAMNETHLTVKHNAQVGDVLQLAPWNSTVIDVDETNITVRHNPIPDTTVDTYSGSFNIHFNETAITLDNNHFLAGKTLVFDIEIVDIVKPNNN
- a CDS encoding DEAD/DEAH box helicase — translated: MRSQKPLIIQSDRTLMLEVEHPGYVECRDFLALFTELVKSPEFIHTYRVTPLSLWNAAALGVPFKEIVEGLEDFSRYGIPSNVIVDIREWYETYGKLVLQKAAHDCLELEVKDFRILERIRNNKSLEQFWVDNDGLPGLFIPQVRRGDLKHALIKAGYPVKDLCGYLDGERFDLTLRSIDLEGKSFQLRDYQKDAVDVFYCAGQKTGGSGVIVLPCGSGKTIIGLGTMVQISSHTLIIATNNVSVRQWRDEILSKTHTEETDIGEFTGRVKEIKPITITTYQMLTYRRTKDEPLHNLNIFTEHNWGLIIYDEVHMLPAPVFRATTAIQARRRLGLTATLVREDGKEDDVFALIGPKRYDVPWKTLESRGYIAKAICTEYRVPLSSEEELKYAHADKRAKFRIAAENQRKKELVCELLENHAGESILIIGQFISQLEKLAISLRLPIITGKTRHDEREKLYDEFRKGGINILVVSKVANFAVDLPDASVMIQVSGTFGSRQEEAQRLGRILRPKEQTSHFYTLVSKGTIEQTFGTNRQLFLVEQGYRYQIRYF
- a CDS encoding redox-regulated ATPase YchF, producing the protein MSISIGLAGKPNSGKSTFFKAATLADVDIANHPFTTIDANHGVAYVRALCACQGFGKLCGQCKDGARYVPVEIIDVAGLVPDAHKGRGLGNAFLDNLRQANAIIHVIDASGGTDIEGNPVGIGQHDPLEDIEFLEYEITMWMFSILKRNWDRLSRKIQAVGLKIEQVISDQLQGAGVSVVHARRALQKTNLASENPATWTDDQMIALSDVIRLESKPLIIAANKMDIAPPELIERLRSADRIVVPTSAAAELALRMAEKSGAIDYRPGDKEFKITGELSEQQKSGLDKIKMLLDENGGTGIQECINTAVLKLLDQIVLYPVEDENKYTDKNGKMLPDAYLMKQGSSPHDLAYMVHTDIGEGFLYAVNAKTKMRLGEKHEVEDGDVIKIVSTK
- the xseB gene encoding exodeoxyribonuclease VII small subunit, yielding MTKENKDIQDDNNFETALAELEEIVKKIETGDLSLDENLELFERGISLTRLCSSKLEHARQRIEKLIDENMVEDMEMD
- the xseA gene encoding exodeoxyribonuclease VII large subunit, with the protein product MDKTTDKTKDKTFVYSVVELNHYVHDVINNDPLLHSVWVRGEISNLTNHGSGHKYFTLKDANSQLSCVMFKSSCRNLAFVPEAGMKILAFGDIDVYEVRGYYQLVATALKPDGVGELHKALEILKKRLAAQGLFDEAHKKPLPVFPRRIGVATSPTGAVLHDIINVSKRRFPVDILLSPTVVQGENAIKSIVNSIKRLNLTDVDVIILARGGGALEDLWPFNSEEVAMAIFNSNIPVVSSIGHETDFTITDLIADVRAPTPSAAAELVVPDREDVKKHIDTNWSRLISSFGNIIDYHTNHLMHLEKIVNGSGFISNLNQHVQRVDELGLRMRQIAEHDIDKHKKMLESSVGRLNAISPLNTLKRGYSITMVDKKVVKSINQVNKGDALEIRLIDGKIKSKVLQREEDI